In one window of Leptospira sp. WS92.C1 DNA:
- a CDS encoding efflux RND transporter permease subunit produces MAKRKEPKPQTLKEIVTVPDTEIRPAKLTNLALTHKTGTVMFFLGMILIGIISFRFIPVSLFPETTYPGLTIETEYFGVGPEKIEEIITKPIEESVSTLGGIEQLFSTSEEGKSKVHIQFDPKVDLDAKSLEIRDKVEQVSYLFPRETQKPVILHYDPTQKPAFIIVPKSESLNIMDIREISDREIKKMIEGISGVSEVVVAGGKPREILIACDAQKMSNYDIRMELLLQILQEANYNDASGEIKEGNVQIPIYVKGRLRNLKQIESLALRSDPSGKLIRIMDIAQVSYSFREESTASRVNGQNTVSIYVYRSGTANLLEVSSKLKKELEHATNENLRFETSYDQADTITVAIRNFILAAGLGLIFYLLGSFLLFKDIRYAIINILLLVCQFFISSIVMFFVDIDFNLVTIAGLILSVGCGFTVFLACKLYSKNGSIVSGISFVKNEIFTTILLVSGVFLPISFASKELKSVYGGLGLVLALGFFISFLTSLMIIPILETKIHFGESKFLKLKIHFLLNWIELVQNRLSEKTLYFLEQTRLHPRYFILAYIGICIFGILIYSRSNHEFINKIEEKQLIGNVEFPSGTSFSRINSVTERIEKTLSNLEGIKEVNSRVEIGKSTIVIKFSDSITDVDEVGKELEEIIGDIKPAFIYFSGTNDEASLKEITIDVIGDDLKKLDEITREASSAAQSLIPKVRHVLLRYKPPREEVRIIIDKSKSESIGVTSQDIGKLVRYGVQGGVATKFIEEGREVDVRIQYQSEYRNSFKDIRDYKINVANGKSIPLMEIASIVRDYTPVRIYRKNKRRVLSFSLRVSDLSLSEILAKLEKLKKIKLPDQYRIEFSDHLEKVISNQKRINYILAFSCLILFMILASYLESLKQPFLLISALPLPLIVVLTVLYILNIPLTISVYIGMILISVLAIFENFLLSKELSAYGNNNFNENQKLPATIQKIITEHIKKFFQLRLLVVLFYFPQMFTLGIGSALLKSISMTLVLGLIGVGIFAPFIFSVFYLQLVPKTQFTLSERSSCSNPTERFPRGTFWVLSEFWDRFLYPQTIRKTILVYIIQGQNYMKEKIKEQLRRRSQ; encoded by the coding sequence ATGGCAAAGAGAAAAGAACCCAAACCACAAACACTAAAAGAAATCGTCACCGTTCCCGATACTGAGATTCGGCCTGCCAAATTAACGAACTTGGCGCTTACTCATAAAACCGGAACTGTTATGTTTTTTTTAGGAATGATCTTAATAGGAATCATCTCATTCCGATTCATACCCGTATCGTTATTTCCGGAGACGACATATCCCGGATTAACGATTGAAACCGAATATTTCGGCGTTGGTCCGGAAAAAATTGAGGAAATCATAACAAAACCGATCGAAGAATCCGTCTCTACGTTAGGCGGAATCGAACAGTTATTTTCAACATCCGAAGAGGGAAAATCAAAAGTCCACATCCAATTTGATCCCAAGGTCGATCTGGATGCAAAGTCACTTGAAATTAGGGATAAAGTCGAACAGGTATCTTACTTATTTCCGAGGGAAACGCAAAAGCCGGTAATCTTACATTACGATCCGACCCAAAAACCCGCGTTTATCATCGTACCTAAAAGCGAATCCTTAAACATCATGGACATTCGCGAAATATCGGATCGAGAGATCAAAAAGATGATCGAAGGTATCTCAGGCGTAAGCGAGGTCGTGGTCGCGGGAGGAAAGCCGCGTGAAATATTAATCGCCTGTGACGCGCAAAAAATGTCGAATTACGATATTCGAATGGAACTATTATTACAAATACTCCAAGAAGCCAACTACAACGACGCCTCGGGTGAAATCAAAGAAGGTAACGTTCAAATTCCCATTTACGTAAAGGGAAGGTTGCGCAATCTAAAACAAATCGAATCCCTCGCCCTCCGAAGCGATCCATCCGGAAAATTAATCAGAATCATGGATATCGCCCAGGTTAGCTACTCGTTTAGAGAGGAATCCACTGCGTCGAGAGTAAACGGCCAAAACACAGTCAGCATCTATGTCTATCGATCGGGAACCGCCAACCTGCTTGAAGTTTCTTCGAAATTAAAAAAGGAACTCGAACACGCAACGAACGAGAATTTACGTTTCGAAACCTCATACGATCAAGCCGATACGATCACCGTTGCGATCAGAAATTTTATTTTAGCGGCTGGTCTTGGTCTCATATTCTACTTATTAGGATCATTTTTATTATTCAAAGATATACGTTATGCGATCATCAACATATTGTTGCTCGTATGCCAATTTTTTATTTCATCCATCGTCATGTTTTTCGTGGACATCGATTTCAACTTAGTAACGATCGCGGGTTTAATCCTAAGCGTCGGCTGCGGATTTACGGTGTTTCTCGCGTGCAAACTTTACTCTAAAAACGGATCCATCGTATCCGGAATCAGCTTTGTCAAAAACGAAATATTTACGACGATACTCCTGGTTTCCGGAGTCTTTTTGCCGATATCATTCGCCAGTAAGGAATTAAAATCCGTTTACGGAGGACTTGGTTTAGTATTGGCACTTGGATTTTTTATCAGCTTTTTAACTTCACTGATGATCATTCCGATTTTAGAAACAAAGATTCATTTTGGAGAAAGTAAATTCTTAAAACTAAAAATTCATTTTTTATTAAACTGGATAGAACTGGTTCAAAATAGACTTTCCGAAAAAACATTATACTTCCTGGAACAGACGAGATTACACCCGCGCTATTTCATACTTGCATACATTGGAATTTGCATATTCGGAATTTTGATTTATTCCAGATCCAATCATGAATTTATCAATAAAATCGAAGAAAAACAACTGATCGGAAACGTAGAATTTCCTTCAGGCACCAGCTTTTCCAGAATCAACTCGGTAACCGAACGAATCGAAAAAACTCTATCAAACTTAGAGGGAATCAAAGAAGTAAATTCAAGAGTTGAAATCGGCAAGTCCACCATCGTAATCAAATTCTCCGATTCGATAACCGACGTGGACGAAGTCGGAAAGGAATTGGAGGAAATCATAGGGGATATAAAACCAGCGTTTATCTATTTTTCAGGAACAAACGACGAAGCGTCTCTCAAAGAAATAACGATCGACGTCATCGGAGACGATCTCAAAAAATTGGATGAAATCACAAGGGAAGCGTCCTCGGCCGCTCAAAGTTTAATCCCGAAGGTCAGACACGTTTTACTTCGTTACAAACCGCCTCGAGAGGAGGTCAGAATCATCATCGATAAAAGTAAAAGTGAAAGTATAGGAGTCACGTCTCAGGATATCGGAAAATTAGTCAGATACGGAGTACAAGGCGGGGTCGCGACAAAATTTATCGAAGAAGGTCGAGAAGTCGATGTGAGAATCCAATACCAATCAGAATATCGAAACAGCTTTAAGGATATTCGGGATTATAAAATCAATGTTGCAAACGGCAAATCGATTCCGTTGATGGAAATAGCGTCGATTGTCAGAGACTACACTCCGGTAAGAATCTATAGAAAAAATAAACGTAGAGTTTTATCTTTCAGCTTACGAGTATCCGACTTAAGCCTTTCCGAAATTCTCGCTAAACTGGAAAAACTAAAAAAAATCAAACTACCGGATCAATACAGAATCGAATTCAGCGATCATCTTGAAAAGGTAATTTCCAACCAAAAAAGAATCAATTATATCCTCGCGTTCTCATGTTTGATTCTTTTTATGATTTTGGCGTCCTACTTGGAATCTTTAAAACAACCGTTTCTATTGATATCAGCGTTGCCTCTACCTCTGATAGTGGTCCTAACCGTTTTGTATATCTTAAACATTCCTCTGACGATTTCGGTTTATATAGGAATGATTTTAATCAGTGTTCTCGCCATATTCGAAAATTTTCTTCTGAGTAAGGAACTATCTGCATATGGAAATAATAATTTCAACGAAAACCAAAAACTACCTGCGACAATTCAAAAAATAATAACCGAACACATAAAAAAATTCTTCCAGCTTCGGCTTTTGGTCGTATTATTTTACTTCCCCCAAATGTTTACATTAGGAATCGGCTCCGCTCTTCTAAAATCGATTTCGATGACATTGGTACTGGGTTTGATCGGGGTCGGCATTTTTGCTCCGTTTATATTTTCGGTATTTTATTTACAGCTCGTCCCAAAAACCCAGTTTACTTTGTCAGAAAGATCAAGCTGCAGCAACCCAACAGAACGCTTCCCGCGGGGCACGTTCTGGGTTCTGTCCGAGTTTTGGGACAGGTTCTTATATCCTCAAACGATACGAAAAACGATTCTCGTCTACATCATTCAAGGACAAAATTACATGAAAGAAAAAATCAAAGAACAGCTTAGGAGAAGATCTCAATGA
- a CDS encoding efflux RND transporter permease subunit, producing the protein MFYLLLILLGSVSLGDLEVNLLPNMEFPRLTVITNFPNAAPEEVENLITKPLTEAVGTVKGIDKISSESLEGVSFVTLQFGWSTKIDFAAMEVREKVDLIRGILPEDAGKPIVTKFDPSQSAIQEIVFFPADKSKIQELRGFVKREIKGYLDRVDGVALAQISGGFKKEILIEVDPGAMFAHQISLRDIQDSVESSNVNYPAGHIEEGTKDILIRTMGEYSNFREIEKTNISQNDKNIPVQLANISKVSEGYKERKGLARYNGEECVVVSIYKESGKNTVVVSDAVRIELEKLKKQYDGIIKADIVYDESRFVKQSIDNITGELISGGILAFLSLIFILRNLESPIILLTVLPISIITTFLLMYIKDLTLNVMTLGGLSLGIGMLFDSGNVVLAAIERHVRNGLSVKEASLTGANEVAGSITSAVLTTIIIFLPIVFLKGIIGVVFGEMALTITFSLLVSLMVSLTLIPMLSALRGNSVWSRKFDQWKLFQKIAAWEDNLDKNFVIKLTHWLKNPKPFFFRIGICFLLVLALLPYVDKEFIPKVDTGEFIIDVLNAKGSSLQSTSKLLEGIESELLKEKDIKHVITNVGYDEEQILSRSGGEVGTHQARIRVVLSTERSQNTKDFIQQFREKIKYSSNVSINFQPEEDMLSKILSPDARAITLEIEGNDLPTLAFIGENIRKEISKIEGVKDSKGTLEEESREFQIHFDEEKMSVYGLSHSFLAGVLKSALRGTVATRLRINDEEFDVRLRYRQIDRKYRDDISKILIRTPSGNAISLNQAADIKEGKGYSSILRIGQSRVNRITANIEGVKQSQVLSEIEDYIEKIHLPAGYKVHFGGEKENIDSSMKELLFAFLLAVVLIYMLLAGQFESLIIPAIMLCTIPLILIGIIPALLLTGNSFNISSFTGIILLVGIVVDNAALFYEYVEILEKENMSLKDAIINSGQVVLRPIIMNNGTTLLGLLPVALELGEGTEFQSPMAVTVISGLAASVILSLFLVPIAFYYVLKWQREKNPNHKH; encoded by the coding sequence ATGTTTTATCTTCTTTTAATTCTTCTCGGATCGGTTTCCTTGGGTGATCTCGAAGTCAATCTTCTTCCAAATATGGAATTTCCTCGCCTAACGGTGATTACAAATTTTCCGAATGCCGCGCCCGAAGAAGTCGAAAACTTAATCACAAAACCTTTGACAGAAGCGGTAGGCACTGTCAAGGGAATCGACAAAATCTCATCCGAATCTTTGGAAGGTGTCTCTTTTGTAACTCTTCAATTCGGATGGTCCACAAAGATCGATTTCGCCGCCATGGAAGTTCGGGAAAAAGTCGATCTCATACGCGGAATTCTTCCCGAAGACGCGGGAAAACCGATCGTTACCAAATTCGATCCAAGCCAGTCAGCCATTCAGGAAATCGTTTTTTTTCCGGCGGATAAATCAAAAATTCAGGAACTCAGGGGTTTTGTAAAAAGGGAAATCAAAGGTTACTTGGACCGTGTGGACGGAGTCGCGCTTGCGCAAATTTCCGGCGGTTTCAAAAAAGAAATTCTGATCGAAGTGGATCCGGGTGCAATGTTTGCGCATCAGATATCACTTCGAGACATCCAGGATTCCGTCGAAAGTTCCAACGTAAATTATCCGGCGGGACATATCGAAGAAGGAACAAAAGACATTCTCATACGAACGATGGGGGAATATAGCAATTTTAGAGAAATCGAAAAGACGAATATTTCTCAGAATGATAAAAACATCCCCGTTCAATTGGCAAACATTTCCAAAGTCAGCGAGGGTTATAAGGAAAGAAAAGGACTCGCTCGATACAACGGAGAAGAGTGTGTCGTCGTATCGATTTACAAAGAATCCGGAAAAAACACCGTCGTTGTATCGGACGCGGTGCGAATCGAATTGGAAAAATTAAAAAAACAATACGACGGAATCATCAAAGCCGATATCGTTTATGACGAATCAAGATTCGTAAAACAATCCATAGATAATATCACGGGAGAATTGATCTCGGGCGGAATTTTAGCGTTTTTATCATTGATCTTTATTCTTAGAAATTTGGAAAGCCCGATCATTCTGCTGACCGTTCTTCCGATTTCGATCATTACGACATTCCTTTTGATGTATATCAAGGACCTCACCCTAAACGTAATGACGTTAGGCGGTCTTTCACTCGGAATAGGAATGTTATTCGATTCCGGAAACGTGGTTCTCGCCGCGATCGAAAGACACGTCAGAAACGGACTTTCGGTAAAGGAAGCGTCTTTAACCGGGGCAAACGAAGTCGCGGGATCCATCACATCCGCGGTATTGACTACGATCATCATTTTTCTTCCGATCGTATTCTTAAAAGGGATTATCGGAGTGGTTTTCGGAGAAATGGCTTTGACCATTACCTTTTCTCTTTTAGTCAGTTTGATGGTTTCGCTTACGTTGATCCCGATGTTATCGGCGCTTCGCGGAAATTCGGTCTGGTCCAGAAAATTCGATCAATGGAAATTGTTTCAAAAAATAGCCGCCTGGGAAGACAACTTAGATAAGAATTTCGTTATAAAGCTTACCCATTGGCTGAAAAATCCGAAACCGTTTTTCTTTCGTATCGGAATCTGTTTCCTCTTGGTATTGGCGTTACTCCCGTATGTCGATAAGGAATTCATACCCAAAGTCGATACCGGCGAATTCATCATCGACGTTTTAAACGCAAAAGGTTCCTCCTTACAATCGACTTCAAAACTACTTGAAGGAATCGAATCGGAACTTTTAAAGGAAAAAGATATCAAACACGTGATCACAAACGTCGGTTACGACGAAGAACAGATTCTTTCGAGATCCGGCGGCGAAGTGGGAACGCATCAAGCCAGAATACGAGTTGTATTATCGACGGAAAGATCGCAGAATACAAAAGACTTTATTCAGCAATTCAGGGAAAAAATAAAATACAGTTCGAACGTAAGTATAAACTTTCAACCCGAAGAGGATATGTTATCGAAAATTCTTTCTCCGGACGCAAGAGCGATCACTTTAGAAATCGAGGGCAACGACTTACCTACCCTTGCCTTTATCGGAGAAAATATTCGTAAGGAAATTTCAAAAATCGAAGGGGTAAAGGATTCCAAAGGCACTTTAGAAGAGGAAAGCAGGGAATTTCAAATCCACTTTGACGAGGAAAAAATGTCCGTCTATGGACTATCCCATTCCTTTCTTGCGGGTGTTTTAAAATCCGCGTTACGCGGAACCGTTGCAACCCGACTCCGAATCAATGACGAAGAATTCGACGTTAGACTGCGTTACCGACAGATCGATCGAAAATACAGGGATGATATTTCCAAAATTCTAATTCGAACTCCTTCGGGCAACGCGATCTCCCTCAATCAAGCGGCCGATATCAAAGAAGGAAAAGGGTATTCTTCGATTTTAAGAATCGGACAAAGTCGCGTAAATCGGATCACCGCCAATATCGAAGGTGTAAAACAATCCCAAGTATTATCCGAGATAGAGGATTATATAGAAAAGATCCATCTTCCGGCGGGATATAAAGTTCATTTCGGCGGAGAAAAAGAGAATATCGATTCATCCATGAAAGAGCTACTGTTCGCATTTTTATTAGCCGTCGTACTGATCTATATGCTCCTCGCCGGCCAGTTCGAATCGTTGATCATCCCGGCGATCATGTTGTGTACGATTCCGTTGATATTGATCGGAATTATCCCTGCGCTTTTGCTCACCGGCAACAGCTTTAACATCAGCTCTTTTACTGGAATCATTTTGCTCGTCGGTATCGTAGTGGATAACGCAGCGTTATTTTACGAATACGTAGAAATATTAGAAAAAGAAAATATGAGTTTAAAAGACGCGATCATCAACAGCGGCCAGGTGGTGCTTCGACCTATCATTATGAATAACGGTACGACTTTATTGGGTCTTTTACCGGTGGCTCTCGAATTGGGTGAAGGAACCGAATTTCAATCACCGATGGCGGTAACGGTAATCAGCGGTTTGGCTGCATCGGTAATTCTATCCTTATTTTTAGTCCCCATCGCATTTTATTACGTTCTCAAATGGCAAAGAGAAAAGAACCCAAACCACAAACACTAA